One part of the Microbacterium saperdae genome encodes these proteins:
- a CDS encoding bifunctional 4-hydroxy-2-oxoglutarate aldolase/2-dehydro-3-deoxy-phosphogluconate aldolase, translating into MTGELRPSTRTRVALPARTVESRLIVVARAQRAEDYEPVLDVLIDAGIRSIELTLTTPGTFDRLPQLLARYDGAADLGVGTVTNSEDLARAVDAGARYLVTPITSTSFVQQATDAGVPIVPGGLTPTELFASWSAGASAVKVFPAGQVGPSYLKDLRGPFPDIVAVPSGGVDLAGAEAWLAAGAVAVSVGGPLLGDAFGGGDLGALRDRAEAFVAVCAR; encoded by the coding sequence ATGACTGGTGAGCTCCGCCCCTCCACCCGGACGCGGGTCGCGCTGCCCGCGCGCACGGTCGAGTCCCGGCTGATCGTCGTCGCCCGCGCGCAGCGGGCAGAGGACTACGAGCCGGTGCTCGACGTGCTGATCGACGCGGGCATCCGCAGCATCGAGCTCACGCTCACGACGCCGGGCACGTTCGACCGGCTGCCTCAGCTGCTCGCACGGTACGACGGAGCGGCCGACCTCGGTGTCGGCACCGTGACGAACAGCGAGGACCTCGCCCGCGCGGTCGACGCCGGAGCCCGCTACCTCGTCACCCCGATCACCTCGACGTCGTTCGTGCAGCAGGCGACGGATGCCGGCGTGCCGATCGTTCCCGGCGGACTCACCCCCACCGAGCTTTTCGCGTCGTGGTCGGCGGGCGCCTCGGCTGTGAAGGTGTTCCCCGCCGGTCAGGTCGGCCCCTCGTATCTGAAGGATCTGCGCGGCCCGTTCCCCGACATCGTCGCGGTGCCTTCGGGCGGCGTCGACCTGGCGGGGGCAGAGGCGTGGCTGGCCGCGGGTGCGGTCGCGGTGAGCGTCGGCGGTCCGCTGCTGGGCGACGCGTTCGGCGGCGGCGATCTCGGCGCACTGCGTGACCGGGCCGAGGCCTTCGTCGCGGTCTGCGCGCGATGA
- a CDS encoding mannitol dehydrogenase family protein, producing the protein MSIQAPTLGRMSPGTASLPASPSGAGILHLGLGSFHRAHQAVYTAAALQSTGGDWGIVGVASRSRAVVDAMHAQDFLYSVATISPSGTSLTVPGVHTDAFVGAAQPERVVAHLADPGIRIVTLTVTENGYSYSAATQRLDLDDPTVQADLRGGAPRSTIGQLARGLQARATAGGAPLSVLSCDNLSANGAHTEKLVREFLDALPRGEGADTLAFLDQSVSFPSSMVDRIVPSTTAQLREQVSTLLGVRDEVPVPAEPFTMWAIEDRFAGGRPSWEAGGAVFTNEVGRYEQMKVRLLNGTHSLIAYLGALRGVATIPEAIRLDEIEDAARTILRGEYEPSVDVPSGVDIREYESQLFERWGNTALGHRTSQVGTDGSVKLRQRIPEPALLALREGEMPHLIALTVAGYLSCLAPLPGFDPGLHAAAMTDAARERLAALAATARHGRDLAERVIAGLQLFGDELAGQDAFITRVGELIDIIRGPGIDAAISDAVSASHTIMKEGRR; encoded by the coding sequence ATGAGCATCCAGGCCCCCACGCTCGGCCGCATGTCGCCCGGCACGGCATCACTTCCCGCGTCGCCCTCCGGCGCCGGCATCCTGCACCTCGGACTCGGCAGCTTCCACCGCGCGCACCAGGCGGTCTACACCGCCGCCGCACTGCAGAGCACCGGCGGCGACTGGGGCATCGTCGGCGTCGCGTCGCGTTCTCGCGCTGTCGTCGATGCGATGCACGCGCAGGACTTCCTCTACTCCGTCGCGACGATCTCCCCGTCCGGAACCTCGCTCACCGTCCCCGGGGTGCACACCGACGCGTTCGTCGGCGCTGCCCAGCCCGAGCGCGTCGTCGCGCATCTCGCAGATCCCGGCATCCGCATCGTGACGCTCACCGTCACCGAGAACGGCTACAGCTACTCGGCAGCCACCCAGCGACTCGACCTCGACGACCCCACCGTGCAGGCCGACCTGCGCGGTGGGGCACCACGCTCCACGATCGGCCAGCTCGCCCGCGGCCTGCAGGCCCGTGCCACCGCCGGTGGCGCCCCCCTGTCGGTGCTCAGCTGCGACAACCTGTCTGCCAACGGCGCCCACACCGAGAAGCTCGTGCGCGAGTTCCTCGACGCGCTCCCCCGCGGGGAAGGCGCAGACACCCTCGCCTTCCTCGATCAGTCGGTCAGCTTCCCCTCCAGCATGGTCGACCGGATCGTGCCCTCCACCACGGCGCAGCTGCGCGAACAGGTGAGCACGCTCCTCGGCGTGCGCGACGAGGTTCCGGTCCCCGCCGAGCCGTTCACGATGTGGGCCATCGAAGACCGGTTCGCCGGCGGCCGCCCCTCGTGGGAGGCCGGCGGCGCGGTCTTCACGAACGAGGTCGGACGCTATGAGCAGATGAAGGTGCGGCTCCTCAACGGCACCCACTCCCTCATCGCCTACCTCGGAGCACTGCGCGGCGTCGCGACGATCCCCGAAGCCATCCGTCTCGACGAGATCGAGGATGCGGCGCGCACGATCCTCCGCGGCGAGTACGAGCCGTCGGTCGACGTCCCCTCCGGTGTCGACATCCGCGAGTACGAGAGCCAGCTGTTCGAGCGCTGGGGCAACACCGCACTCGGCCACCGCACCAGTCAGGTCGGCACCGACGGCTCGGTCAAGCTCCGCCAGCGCATTCCCGAGCCCGCCCTGCTCGCTCTGCGCGAGGGCGAGATGCCGCACCTGATCGCGCTGACCGTCGCCGGCTATCTGTCGTGCCTCGCACCTCTGCCCGGCTTCGACCCCGGTCTGCACGCCGCCGCCATGACGGATGCCGCGCGCGAGCGTCTCGCCGCCCTCGCCGCGACCGCACGCCACGGACGCGACCTCGCCGAGCGTGTGATCGCCGGACTGCAGCTGTTCGGTGATGAACTCGCGGGACAGGACGCGTTCATCACCCGCGTCGGTGAACTGATCGACATCATCCGCGGTCCTGGCATCGACGCGGCCATCTCCGACGCCGTCTCGGCATCGCACACGATCATGAAGGAGGGGCGACGATGA
- the manD gene encoding D-mannonate dehydratase ManD: MTIDLVDVNITSPGRNFVTLKITTSDGIVGWGDATLNGRELAVASYLADHVASMLIGRDEDRIEDTWQYLYRGPYWRRGPVTMAAIAAVDMALWDIKAKKAGMPLYQLLGGASREGVRVYAHASGTDYAALKNAITGYEELGYTAVRVQTGVPGLGQIYGVSATGPGVRYDYEPAKRVENGRPSEERWDTRNYLNHMPGIFSQIREDFGTDLRILHDGHHRMTPIEAARFAKDIEPYDLFWLEDCTPGEDQSALRLVRQHSTTPLAIGEVFNSVYDYQTLITERLIDYVRSAVTHTGGITAMKKLLDFAAIYGIKSGIHGPTDISPVGMAAALHLDLAIHNFGIQEYMPHNEKTLEVFQTSFTFDKGFLHPGEQPGLGVELDEDAASGYEYTKAYLPVNRLLDGTVHDW, from the coding sequence ATGACCATCGATCTCGTCGACGTCAACATCACCAGCCCCGGACGCAACTTCGTCACGCTCAAGATCACGACCTCCGACGGCATCGTCGGGTGGGGTGACGCCACGCTCAACGGCCGCGAGCTCGCGGTCGCCTCCTACCTCGCCGATCACGTGGCCTCGATGCTCATCGGCCGCGACGAGGACCGGATCGAAGACACCTGGCAGTACCTCTACCGCGGACCGTACTGGCGCCGCGGACCCGTCACGATGGCCGCGATCGCCGCGGTCGACATGGCGCTGTGGGACATCAAGGCCAAGAAGGCCGGGATGCCGCTGTACCAGCTGCTCGGCGGCGCGAGCCGTGAGGGCGTGCGGGTCTACGCCCACGCCTCCGGCACGGACTACGCCGCGCTAAAGAACGCGATCACCGGTTACGAAGAGCTCGGCTACACCGCCGTGCGCGTGCAGACCGGTGTTCCCGGCCTCGGCCAGATCTACGGCGTCTCGGCCACCGGCCCCGGCGTGCGCTACGACTACGAGCCCGCCAAGCGCGTCGAGAACGGCCGTCCCAGCGAAGAGCGGTGGGACACCCGCAACTACCTCAACCACATGCCGGGGATCTTCTCGCAGATCCGCGAGGACTTCGGCACCGACCTGCGCATCCTGCACGACGGCCACCACCGGATGACGCCGATCGAGGCCGCACGCTTCGCGAAGGACATCGAGCCCTACGACCTGTTCTGGCTTGAGGACTGCACGCCCGGTGAGGATCAGTCCGCGCTGCGCCTGGTGCGCCAGCACTCCACCACGCCGCTGGCGATCGGCGAGGTGTTCAACTCGGTGTACGACTACCAGACCCTCATCACCGAGCGCCTGATCGACTACGTGCGCTCGGCCGTCACGCATACCGGTGGCATCACGGCGATGAAGAAGCTGCTCGACTTCGCCGCGATCTACGGCATCAAGTCCGGCATCCACGGGCCCACCGACATCTCCCCCGTCGGCATGGCCGCCGCTCTGCATCTGGACCTCGCGATCCACAACTTCGGGATCCAGGAGTACATGCCGCACAACGAGAAGACGCTCGAGGTGTTCCAGACCTCGTTCACGTTCGACAAGGGCTTCCTGCACCCCGGCGAGCAGCCCGGCCTGGGTGTCGAACTCGACGAGGACGCGGCATCCGGATACGAGTACACCAAGGCCTACCTGCCGGTGAACCGTCTGCTCGACGGGACCGTGCATGACTGGTGA
- a CDS encoding L-idonate 5-dehydrogenase — MKALVIHGKEDIQWEDREVPQPGDGEVRLRVGFVGICGSDLHYYFHGANGEYTIREPLIPGHELSGVVDLDPSGRLAPGTPVTVHPARYGPALPGLEDRPHLRPGGDYFGSAATTPHRQGGAAELLIVEDHMVRVLPDNLPLERAALAEPLAVALHAAGLAGDLTGRRVLVIGAGPIGLLVVAAAVHAGAGVVGASDVRTEPLDRAQALGATELSLVGRDTIENESYDVVFECSGVGVALTQAVRATRRTGTIVQVGMLPNAEIGVNLAPLLAKELTIRGAFRFSTEIDDAVAMLAESDALDPVISHIIPASDAVRAFELARDSSASAKVLLSL, encoded by the coding sequence ATGAAGGCGCTCGTCATCCACGGCAAGGAAGACATCCAGTGGGAGGACCGCGAGGTCCCTCAGCCCGGTGACGGTGAGGTGCGGCTGCGCGTCGGCTTCGTCGGCATCTGCGGATCGGACCTGCACTACTACTTCCACGGCGCGAACGGGGAGTACACGATCCGTGAACCCCTCATCCCCGGTCACGAGCTCTCGGGCGTCGTCGACCTCGACCCGTCAGGGCGCCTCGCGCCAGGGACTCCGGTCACGGTGCACCCCGCCCGCTACGGCCCCGCCCTGCCCGGTCTCGAGGACCGTCCGCACCTGCGCCCCGGTGGCGACTACTTCGGCAGCGCGGCGACCACTCCGCACCGCCAGGGTGGCGCGGCCGAGCTGCTGATCGTCGAGGACCACATGGTGCGCGTGCTCCCCGACAACCTGCCGCTGGAGCGGGCCGCCCTCGCCGAGCCGCTGGCGGTCGCCCTGCACGCCGCGGGACTCGCAGGAGACCTCACCGGCCGCCGCGTGCTGGTCATCGGCGCCGGGCCCATCGGTCTGCTCGTGGTCGCCGCGGCCGTGCACGCCGGAGCAGGCGTCGTCGGCGCCAGCGACGTGCGCACCGAACCCCTCGACCGCGCGCAGGCACTCGGCGCGACCGAGCTCTCGCTGGTCGGTCGCGACACGATCGAGAACGAGTCGTACGACGTGGTCTTCGAGTGCTCCGGCGTCGGCGTCGCGCTCACGCAGGCCGTCCGGGCCACGCGCCGCACCGGAACCATCGTGCAGGTCGGCATGCTCCCGAACGCGGAGATCGGGGTCAACCTCGCACCTCTGCTCGCGAAGGAGCTCACGATCCGCGGCGCCTTCCGCTTCTCGACCGAGATCGACGACGCGGTGGCGATGCTCGCCGAGTCCGATGCCCTCGACCCGGTCATCTCCCACATCATCCCCGCATCCGACGCCGTGCGCGCGTTCGAGCTCGCTCGCGACTCGTCCGCTTCGGCCAAGGTCCTGCTGTCCCTCTAG
- a CDS encoding sugar kinase yields the protein MTRPSVVTLGETMALVRTTEIGSLRHASELRFGIGGAESNVAIGLSRLGVAVSWLGRIGDESMGERVLREIRGEGVDVRAVVDADAPTGLMVKEKPSSSSTAVHYYRAGSAGSRVRASDLPEGWVEEATLLHVTGITPLLSESARGAVHTAIDRAKSAGVTVSFDINYRSRLAAAAVAGPVLREIAERSDIVFGGAEEFGVLYPDAAPGEAAVVLRSAGCEAVVVKLGPDGAAVYTRDAVVSSPGFVIDVVDTVGAGDAFVAGYLSALLAGLDHDATLRRANACGAMACLVPGDWEAAPTSRELEGFLLGDADPVRR from the coding sequence ATGACCCGACCCTCGGTGGTCACGCTCGGCGAGACCATGGCGCTCGTGCGCACCACGGAGATCGGGTCGCTGCGCCACGCGTCCGAACTGCGGTTCGGCATCGGCGGGGCGGAGAGCAATGTCGCGATCGGTCTGTCTCGACTCGGCGTGGCCGTGTCGTGGTTGGGCCGCATCGGCGACGAGTCGATGGGCGAGCGCGTACTGCGCGAGATCCGCGGCGAGGGCGTCGACGTGCGCGCGGTCGTCGATGCGGATGCTCCCACCGGCCTCATGGTCAAGGAGAAGCCGTCCTCGTCGTCGACCGCCGTCCACTACTACCGGGCCGGATCGGCAGGCTCGCGGGTGCGCGCATCCGATCTGCCCGAGGGCTGGGTCGAGGAGGCGACACTGCTGCACGTCACCGGTATCACGCCGCTGCTGTCGGAGTCGGCCCGCGGCGCCGTGCACACCGCCATCGACCGCGCGAAGAGCGCGGGGGTGACCGTGAGCTTCGACATCAACTACCGGTCGAGGCTGGCCGCGGCGGCCGTCGCAGGTCCTGTGCTCCGTGAGATCGCCGAGCGCTCCGACATCGTGTTCGGCGGGGCCGAGGAGTTCGGCGTGCTGTATCCGGACGCGGCGCCGGGTGAAGCTGCAGTCGTGCTCAGAAGCGCCGGGTGCGAAGCGGTCGTCGTCAAGCTCGGTCCCGACGGCGCGGCCGTGTACACCCGCGATGCCGTCGTGTCGTCGCCCGGGTTCGTGATCGACGTGGTCGACACGGTCGGCGCCGGTGACGCGTTCGTCGCCGGGTACCTCAGCGCCCTGCTCGCCGGCCTCGACCACGACGCGACTCTGCGCCGCGCGAACGCGTGCGGGGCGATGGCCTGCCTGGTGCCGGGCGACTGGGAGGCCGCGCCGACGTCGCGCGAGCTCGAAGGGTTCCTCCTCGGCGATGCCGATCCGGTGCGGCGCTGA
- a CDS encoding MFS transporter — MSEPQTTAQAVDDPTAKRSVKDLVRAAISGWLGTALEFMDYQLYSLAAALVFADLFFSSENPAVAVVAAMATYGVGYVARPVGAFFFARLGDKTGRTKVLFYTILLMGLATTLIGFLPTYNQVGVLAPILLVLLRIAQGFGAGAEISGAGVMLAEYAPAKRRGIIASLVALGTNCGTLLASGIWAILLVAYSEQEVIDWAWRIPFIGSAIIMLFAIWVRFNLKETPVFEERDDVVDGKALSREETIQLATETGDVRTLEAMERKPWKAFSIALLLRFGQAGNSGMIQTYLISYITVVLLLDRSIGVNAVIVSSLVAFITVPLSGWLGDKFGRKRMYMIWAVIALIIIIPTMLMISSGVTLQVFIGYVVLHNLAVMSFASLENLTLPELFGARNRYTFTAMAREIAAIIATGAGPVIAAAWVSAVTGSFIPIIIMLFIFTLSALIASIWMPEVAGRDLTDPRDAI, encoded by the coding sequence ATGTCAGAACCGCAGACGACGGCGCAGGCCGTCGACGATCCCACCGCGAAGAGGTCGGTCAAAGACCTCGTCCGCGCCGCCATCTCCGGGTGGCTCGGCACCGCCCTCGAGTTCATGGACTACCAGCTCTACTCGCTGGCCGCTGCGCTCGTGTTCGCCGATCTGTTCTTCTCCTCCGAGAACCCCGCCGTGGCGGTCGTCGCGGCGATGGCGACCTACGGCGTCGGCTACGTCGCCCGCCCGGTCGGCGCGTTCTTCTTCGCTCGTCTCGGTGACAAGACCGGACGCACGAAGGTGCTGTTCTACACGATCCTGCTGATGGGTCTCGCGACGACTCTCATCGGCTTCCTGCCGACGTACAACCAGGTGGGCGTCCTCGCGCCGATCCTGCTCGTCCTCCTCCGCATCGCGCAGGGCTTCGGCGCCGGTGCGGAGATCTCGGGCGCCGGCGTCATGCTCGCCGAGTACGCCCCGGCGAAGCGTCGCGGCATCATCGCCTCGCTCGTGGCCCTCGGCACCAACTGCGGAACCCTGCTCGCCTCCGGTATCTGGGCCATCCTCCTCGTCGCATACAGCGAGCAGGAAGTCATCGACTGGGCATGGCGCATCCCCTTCATCGGCAGCGCGATCATCATGCTCTTCGCGATCTGGGTGCGTTTCAACCTCAAGGAGACCCCGGTCTTCGAGGAACGCGATGACGTCGTCGACGGCAAGGCGCTCTCCCGCGAGGAGACGATCCAGCTCGCCACCGAGACTGGCGACGTGCGCACCCTCGAGGCGATGGAGCGCAAGCCCTGGAAGGCATTCTCGATCGCCCTCCTGCTGCGCTTCGGACAGGCCGGCAACTCCGGCATGATCCAGACGTACCTGATCAGCTACATCACGGTGGTGCTGCTGCTCGACCGCTCGATCGGCGTCAACGCCGTGATCGTCTCGTCGCTCGTCGCGTTCATCACCGTGCCGCTGTCCGGCTGGCTCGGCGACAAGTTCGGCCGCAAGCGCATGTACATGATCTGGGCGGTCATCGCGCTGATCATCATCATCCCGACGATGCTCATGATCAGCAGCGGTGTCACGCTGCAGGTCTTCATCGGCTACGTGGTGCTGCACAACCTCGCGGTGATGAGCTTCGCGTCGCTCGAGAACCTCACGCTCCCGGAGCTCTTCGGCGCCCGGAACCGCTACACGTTCACGGCGATGGCCCGCGAGATCGCCGCCATCATCGCGACCGGTGCGGGTCCCGTCATCGCCGCCGCGTGGGTCTCGGCCGTCACCGGCTCGTTCATCCCGATCATCATCATGCTCTTCATCTTCACGCTGAGCGCGCTGATCGCATCGATCTGGATGCCCGAGGTCGCCGGCCGCGATCTCACCGATCCGCGCGACGCGATCTGA
- a CDS encoding LacI family DNA-binding transcriptional regulator, translated as MARRAGVSIATASRAFGEPERLAEGTLERVLQAATDLGYSTPQSAVATRTFGVVVPDVANPVYATLLKAIQGQAWHGRHRIVLFDADEDLRREREQIEQARKLDGMLLCSPRLPDAEVLALVGDTPYVVVNRQIDGAACVLMDTEHGPTQAIEHLVALGHTHIAYAAGPRGSWADVRRADTIARACERHGIRLTPLSHHAASIQGGRAAAAPAAASGATAVVAYNDLVALGLEAGMIELGRRCPADISIVGIDDIDLAGAVTPALTTVRMPIERSGALAVDLLLQAMSGVVISDIVTLGSQLIVRASTAAPSA; from the coding sequence GTGGCGAGGCGCGCAGGCGTGTCCATCGCCACGGCATCCCGTGCCTTCGGTGAGCCGGAGCGGCTGGCGGAGGGCACGCTCGAGCGCGTGCTGCAGGCCGCGACCGACCTCGGCTACTCCACGCCGCAGTCGGCCGTCGCCACGCGCACGTTCGGCGTCGTGGTGCCGGACGTCGCGAACCCCGTCTACGCGACACTGCTCAAGGCGATCCAGGGACAGGCGTGGCACGGTCGCCACCGCATCGTGCTCTTCGACGCCGATGAGGACCTGCGGCGCGAGCGCGAGCAGATCGAGCAGGCCCGCAAGCTCGACGGCATGCTGCTGTGTTCGCCCCGACTGCCCGACGCCGAGGTGCTGGCACTCGTCGGCGACACCCCCTACGTCGTCGTCAACCGCCAGATCGACGGCGCGGCCTGCGTGCTGATGGACACCGAGCATGGACCCACGCAGGCGATCGAGCACCTCGTCGCGCTCGGCCACACGCATATCGCCTATGCCGCGGGACCGCGCGGCTCCTGGGCGGATGTGCGCCGCGCCGACACGATCGCTCGCGCCTGTGAGCGCCACGGCATCCGTCTGACCCCTCTGAGCCATCATGCGGCATCGATCCAGGGTGGCCGCGCGGCTGCCGCACCCGCAGCCGCGAGCGGTGCCACGGCGGTCGTCGCCTACAACGACCTCGTCGCACTCGGTCTCGAAGCCGGGATGATCGAGCTCGGTCGGCGCTGCCCCGCCGACATCAGCATCGTCGGGATCGACGACATCGACCTCGCCGGAGCCGTGACCCCGGCCCTCACCACGGTGCGGATGCCGATCGAACGCAGCGGCGCGCTCGCGGTCGACCTGCTGCTGCAGGCGATGTCGGGAGTCGTGATCAGCGACATCGTGACGCTCGGCTCGCAGCTGATCGTGCGTGCGTCGACGGCGGCGCCGTCGGCCTGA
- a CDS encoding helix-turn-helix transcriptional regulator yields MDEAQTVTDAHGETESRGAWRREDKTVVLHEIQVPHVVPAPFAILSESVFVEAPLEFDPHTHPLHELVWVRGGTMTVRLADSIVTVPDGHGLWIPAGTVHSGRTTARTVLYDALFDPARSAVEFAHATTIEVTPVLASLLTHLERKDLSESARMRAEAVVFDVLLPSPQQLSLHVPHAERVGPIVSALLDDPTDERTLGEWADSIGISERTVARLFRTHTGLSFLQWRQALRVHHALSLLAEGLAVQEVSELMGYAQSSTFIASFKRVMGTTPGAYLARTASDAIV; encoded by the coding sequence ATGGACGAGGCGCAGACGGTGACCGACGCGCACGGGGAGACGGAGTCCCGCGGCGCGTGGCGTCGCGAGGACAAGACCGTCGTGCTGCACGAGATCCAGGTGCCGCACGTGGTCCCCGCGCCGTTCGCGATCCTGTCGGAGAGCGTGTTCGTCGAGGCGCCGCTGGAGTTCGATCCCCACACGCATCCGCTCCATGAGCTGGTCTGGGTCCGCGGAGGAACCATGACGGTGCGCCTGGCGGATTCGATCGTCACGGTTCCCGATGGCCATGGGTTGTGGATACCCGCCGGCACGGTGCACTCCGGCCGCACGACGGCGCGCACCGTCCTCTACGACGCGCTCTTCGACCCCGCCCGCTCGGCTGTCGAATTCGCGCACGCGACGACGATCGAGGTGACGCCGGTGCTGGCCTCGCTGCTCACCCATCTGGAGCGGAAGGACCTGAGCGAGAGCGCCCGGATGCGGGCGGAGGCCGTGGTCTTCGACGTGCTGCTGCCGTCGCCGCAGCAGCTGAGCCTGCATGTGCCGCACGCCGAACGGGTCGGGCCCATCGTCTCCGCGCTCCTGGACGATCCCACGGATGAGCGCACGCTCGGCGAGTGGGCGGACAGCATCGGGATCAGTGAGCGGACCGTCGCCCGCCTCTTCCGCACGCACACCGGGCTGTCGTTCCTGCAGTGGCGTCAGGCGCTGCGCGTCCACCATGCGCTGTCGCTCCTCGCGGAGGGCCTGGCGGTGCAGGAGGTGTCGGAGTTGATGGGCTACGCGCAGTCGAGCACGTTCATCGCATCGTTCAAGAGAGTGATGGGCACGACGCCGGGCGCGTATCTCGCGCGGACCGCATCCGACGCGATTGTCTGA
- a CDS encoding carbohydrate kinase family protein: MTGTRLSEVVVVIGEALMDIVRRDGVVIHEAPGGSPANVSLAVARLGASSHLLTAFGDDDHGSRIREWLDEAGVETCRTRLDRTGTAVADLGPDGSATYEFDLCWKLSQPPIDDIDPGIVHAGSIAAILPPGSTQVQEMLASARAHSLTTYDPNVRPALLPDHAGAVRDVEDMVSSADVVKASDDDLRWLYPERSPLRSASEWLARGPALVVVTGGGEGATAVTSAFTVTSEARRVDVVDTVGAGDAFMGALIVALLRRGYANAAARDRLRAVGAGEIRELLEFATDAAAITVSRPGADPPFQDEMTAASSRSGLI, from the coding sequence ATGACCGGCACCCGGCTATCGGAGGTCGTCGTCGTCATCGGGGAGGCCCTGATGGACATCGTCCGCAGAGACGGGGTCGTCATCCACGAGGCGCCCGGCGGAAGTCCTGCGAACGTGTCGCTCGCAGTGGCGCGACTCGGCGCCAGCTCTCATCTCCTCACGGCGTTCGGAGACGATGACCACGGCTCACGTATCCGGGAATGGCTAGATGAGGCAGGAGTCGAGACGTGCCGCACCCGGTTGGATCGGACGGGGACAGCGGTTGCTGATCTCGGACCTGATGGTTCGGCTACCTACGAGTTCGACCTGTGCTGGAAGCTCTCCCAGCCGCCGATCGACGATATCGACCCCGGTATCGTGCACGCTGGTTCGATCGCGGCCATATTGCCACCCGGGAGCACTCAGGTGCAGGAGATGCTGGCCTCTGCACGAGCACATTCGCTCACGACATATGACCCCAACGTGCGTCCTGCGCTTCTGCCCGACCACGCCGGGGCGGTTCGCGACGTGGAGGATATGGTTTCCTCCGCCGACGTCGTGAAGGCGAGCGATGACGACCTGCGCTGGCTCTACCCCGAGCGCTCACCGCTGCGCAGCGCCTCGGAATGGCTCGCCCGCGGTCCGGCACTCGTTGTGGTGACGGGAGGCGGAGAAGGGGCCACCGCCGTGACTTCCGCGTTCACGGTCACGAGCGAAGCTCGCCGAGTGGACGTTGTCGACACCGTCGGCGCGGGCGATGCCTTCATGGGAGCCCTCATCGTTGCACTGCTGAGGAGGGGATATGCGAACGCAGCAGCTCGGGATCGTCTGCGCGCCGTCGGCGCAGGAGAGATCCGGGAGCTTCTGGAGTTCGCGACCGATGCTGCGGCGATCACCGTGTCTCGGCCGGGGGCAGATCCGCCCTTCCAGGACGAGATGACCGCTGCGAGCTCGAGGAGCGGCCTCATCTGA
- a CDS encoding CPBP family intramembrane glutamic endopeptidase, translated as MADFWQTRDGFWHRGGWWRALLVTAAYLVVYLGVGQLVGLTLGHLIVDGGPFASVTNVAIELLLPIGVGAVVILAFLAVIGWIKPVFARQPIDGRPWMWIAVAVVAYPIILRFIGIDYGAFPAGVVVVSLITGLFIGIAEELVTRGAGVALLRKAGYKELVVAVLSSALFALMHLVNAIGTGFTPTIAILLVYTFFFGICMYVIMRVTGSIVWAIVMHGLTDPTLFLSTGGIDTAAEGAQNIWLVIAATGNWAVILFGIVALFLIRGRVLPAAEKAPTLPA; from the coding sequence ATGGCGGACTTCTGGCAGACGCGCGACGGCTTCTGGCATCGGGGCGGATGGTGGCGTGCGCTCCTGGTCACTGCCGCCTATCTCGTCGTCTACCTCGGCGTCGGACAGCTGGTCGGGCTCACTCTCGGTCACCTGATCGTCGACGGCGGCCCCTTCGCGAGTGTCACGAACGTCGCGATCGAGCTGCTTCTCCCGATCGGGGTGGGCGCAGTCGTCATCCTGGCCTTCCTGGCCGTCATCGGCTGGATCAAGCCCGTCTTCGCGCGGCAGCCGATCGACGGACGTCCGTGGATGTGGATCGCCGTCGCCGTGGTCGCGTATCCGATCATCCTCCGCTTCATCGGGATCGACTACGGTGCCTTCCCGGCCGGAGTGGTCGTGGTGTCGCTCATCACGGGCCTGTTCATCGGCATCGCCGAGGAGCTGGTGACCCGTGGAGCCGGCGTGGCGCTGCTGCGCAAGGCCGGCTACAAGGAGCTCGTCGTCGCGGTGCTCTCCTCCGCGCTCTTCGCTCTGATGCACCTCGTCAACGCGATCGGGACCGGCTTCACCCCCACGATCGCCATCCTGCTGGTCTACACGTTCTTCTTCGGCATCTGCATGTACGTCATCATGCGGGTGACCGGGAGCATCGTCTGGGCGATCGTGATGCACGGTCTCACGGACCCGACCCTCTTCCTGTCGACCGGCGGTATCGACACGGCGGCCGAGGGCGCGCAGAACATCTGGTTGGTCATCGCCGCCACCGGCAACTGGGCCGTGATCCTGTTCGGCATCGTGGCGCTGTTCCTCATCCGCGGGCGCGTGCTGCCGGCGGCCGAGAAGGCACCGACGCTGCCCGCGTGA